Proteins from a genomic interval of Candidatus Effluviviaceae Genus V sp.:
- a CDS encoding tetratricopeptide repeat protein encodes MALTSEHAHRGAFLSGDARLGHGRLGGLHPLHQLPDPGLVDASAPVHDSGRPGERREGRVMRRTSRPRARVLLAALLCLVVLTGCGRHDALVERYRAERMAWGVEKLQAAVTANPDLATDATRADLEARHRGIVASFPPPEGDPSDVVRQTARISATSRFSLASLALTQGDLEEAKRWYASVADSYAFDRELTLEALSQLARVNRASGAWDEAVAVYGRLFEEFSPTAEAGGLPDSRILSAPLRIADGYRERGMEDEADEWYTKARSYYRRLIQESPDGPTARAALGEIAETYVRQERWSEAVEAYVELDERFGDENSRGQIWLTLARIYGDELSREGVARDYYERVEEAYGGDESGATASIAIARYDIEAGRYEEARRRLENVLESFGDEERFAATASYLLAQSYELDGEWDAAAARYQSLARDFPATMYGLRAPLHVADRYERIGEMSGARSALSRAVEHYRMVTRDYAGTPAELAAGAYLIDALIRLERWEEAASELVAFVDRHPQADAAPGMLFQAGMVHENELGAPERARTLYNRVLEGYPESERASDARSRLEELPR; translated from the coding sequence ATGGCTCTCACGTCAGAGCACGCTCATCGCGGAGCGTTTCTCTCCGGAGATGCTCGTCTGGGTCATGGTCGTCTGGGTGGCCTTCATCCTCTTCATCAGTTACCTGATCCTGGGCTCGTCGACGCGTCTGCTCCTGTACATGACTCGGGACGACCGGGAGAGAGAAGGGAGGGACGCGTCATGAGACGGACATCGAGACCCCGCGCCCGCGTTCTCCTTGCCGCTCTCCTCTGCCTCGTCGTCCTCACGGGGTGCGGCCGGCACGACGCGCTCGTCGAACGCTACCGCGCCGAGCGCATGGCGTGGGGCGTCGAGAAGCTCCAGGCCGCCGTCACCGCCAACCCGGACCTCGCGACCGACGCTACGAGGGCCGATCTCGAGGCCCGGCACCGCGGGATCGTTGCTTCGTTCCCTCCGCCCGAGGGCGACCCGTCGGACGTCGTCCGGCAGACGGCGAGGATCTCGGCCACGAGCCGCTTCTCCCTGGCGTCGCTCGCGCTGACGCAGGGCGATCTCGAGGAGGCGAAGCGCTGGTACGCCTCTGTCGCGGACAGCTACGCGTTCGACAGGGAGCTGACGCTCGAGGCGCTGTCCCAGCTCGCGCGTGTCAACCGGGCCTCCGGAGCGTGGGACGAGGCCGTCGCGGTCTACGGACGGCTTTTCGAGGAGTTCAGCCCGACCGCGGAGGCGGGCGGTCTGCCCGACTCCAGGATCCTGTCGGCGCCTCTCCGCATCGCCGACGGCTATCGCGAGCGCGGTATGGAGGACGAGGCGGACGAGTGGTACACGAAGGCGCGGTCGTACTACAGGCGCCTCATTCAGGAGTCGCCCGACGGACCGACGGCGCGGGCGGCCCTCGGTGAGATAGCCGAGACCTACGTCCGGCAGGAGCGATGGTCGGAGGCCGTCGAGGCCTACGTCGAGCTGGACGAGCGGTTCGGCGACGAGAACAGCAGGGGACAGATCTGGCTGACGCTGGCGCGCATCTACGGAGACGAACTGTCGCGCGAGGGCGTCGCCCGCGACTACTACGAGCGCGTCGAGGAGGCGTACGGCGGCGATGAGAGCGGGGCGACCGCCTCGATCGCGATCGCCCGATACGACATCGAGGCCGGGCGATACGAGGAGGCGAGGCGCCGTCTCGAGAACGTACTCGAGAGCTTCGGCGACGAGGAGCGCTTCGCCGCGACCGCGAGCTATCTGCTGGCCCAGTCGTACGAGCTGGACGGCGAGTGGGATGCGGCAGCCGCGCGCTACCAGTCTCTGGCCCGGGACTTCCCGGCGACGATGTACGGGCTGCGCGCGCCGCTTCACGTGGCGGACCGGTACGAGCGGATCGGCGAGATGTCGGGGGCGCGGTCGGCGCTCTCCCGCGCCGTCGAGCACTACCGCATGGTGACGCGCGACTACGCAGGTACGCCGGCCGAGCTGGCCGCCGGAGCGTACCTCATCGATGCGCTCATCAGACTCGAGCGCTGGGAGGAGGCGGCCTCCGAGCTCGTGGCCTTCGTCGACCGTCATCCCCAGGCCGATGCCGCGCCCGGGATGCTCTTCCAGGCCGGCATGGTCCACGAGAACGAGCTGGGGGCGCCGGAGCGGGCCCGAACGCTCTACAACAGGGTGCTCGAGGGGTATCCGGAGTCGGAACGGGCGAGCGACGCGCGGTCCCGTCTCGAGGAGCTGCCGCGCTGA
- the epsI gene encoding EpsI family protein → MNRPVRTGILLALLLAAALYVRMNPPERIELGGESLAELPTEFGEWRSVELRFEEVVYEELDADDTLARRYSGPDGRSIWFVIVFHQNERYGAHDPLVCYRSQGWSIEQSGVLRLGDGPDAFDANWIRAQAPGHDRAAIYWWYTAGDLATADRDEFMSRMATSGIRSNVTFGAFVRVSTTVSGGDVDEALDVVTTFAEQANPHIRSLFVGTTGGGG, encoded by the coding sequence ATGAACCGCCCGGTCAGAACAGGCATTCTGCTGGCGCTGCTGCTTGCGGCGGCCCTCTACGTGCGCATGAACCCACCCGAGCGCATCGAACTCGGCGGGGAATCGCTCGCCGAGCTCCCGACGGAGTTCGGAGAGTGGAGAAGCGTCGAGCTGAGATTCGAGGAGGTCGTCTACGAAGAGCTTGACGCGGACGATACGCTGGCACGACGATACTCCGGCCCGGACGGGAGGTCGATCTGGTTCGTGATCGTCTTCCATCAGAATGAGCGCTACGGGGCGCACGACCCGCTCGTCTGCTACCGCTCGCAGGGATGGTCGATCGAACAGAGCGGCGTCCTGAGGCTCGGCGACGGTCCGGACGCCTTCGACGCCAACTGGATCCGCGCGCAGGCGCCGGGGCACGACCGGGCCGCGATCTACTGGTGGTACACGGCGGGCGACCTCGCGACCGCCGACCGCGACGAGTTCATGTCGAGGATGGCGACCTCGGGTATCCGCTCGAACGTCACGTTCGGCGCCTTCGTCCGCGTCTCGACGACCGTGTCGGGAGGGGACGTGGATGAAGCCCTCGACGTGGTGACAACGTTCGCGGAGCAGGCGAATCCCCATATCCGCTCCCTGTTCGTCGGGACGACCGGCGGGGGAGGGTGA
- the xrt gene encoding exosortase, with protein MSTTEDGRQRGNGRMPGPATGLVVGAVVVLVYLIYGDALRTLWLTWQTNANYSHGMLIPPIAAFLFWVERERFRERATSGTPWAIPFVVAALAVHVLSIRAGVFMTQGYSLVLLVAAVIALLFGGRALRAVWFSVAYLVFMLPMPPLLMSAVSFRLKIFAARAGSALAIKLGIPLARVGMTIHMPAGSLRIADPCSGLRSLIALLALGALFGYFSRGPVWKRVALFASALPIAVAANIVRIMLLCVVANVWGIETALGFFHDVSGVIIFVIALIGLFIVRRLLGIRGSSEEGE; from the coding sequence GTGAGCACGACGGAAGACGGACGACAGCGGGGGAACGGACGCATGCCCGGGCCGGCGACGGGTCTCGTCGTCGGCGCGGTCGTCGTGCTCGTCTACCTCATCTACGGCGACGCCCTGCGCACGCTCTGGCTGACCTGGCAGACGAACGCGAACTACTCCCACGGCATGCTCATCCCGCCCATCGCGGCGTTCCTCTTCTGGGTCGAGCGTGAGCGTTTCCGTGAGCGGGCGACGAGCGGCACGCCGTGGGCAATCCCGTTCGTCGTGGCGGCGCTCGCAGTTCACGTCCTGTCCATCCGGGCGGGCGTTTTCATGACGCAGGGCTACTCGCTGGTCCTCCTGGTCGCGGCTGTCATCGCGCTCCTCTTCGGCGGCAGGGCACTCCGCGCCGTCTGGTTTTCGGTGGCGTATCTTGTCTTCATGCTGCCGATGCCGCCGCTCCTCATGAGCGCGGTCAGCTTCCGCCTGAAGATCTTCGCGGCGAGGGCGGGCAGCGCGCTGGCGATCAAGCTCGGCATTCCGCTGGCCCGCGTGGGTATGACGATCCACATGCCCGCCGGGTCGCTCCGGATCGCCGACCCGTGCAGCGGTCTCAGATCGCTCATCGCGCTCCTGGCGCTCGGGGCGCTCTTCGGTTACTTCTCGAGGGGGCCTGTCTGGAAGCGGGTCGCGCTCTTCGCCTCCGCGCTACCGATCGCCGTCGCCGCGAACATCGTCAGGATCATGCTCCTCTGCGTGGTCGCCAACGTCTGGGGCATCGAGACGGCGCTGGGCTTCTTCCACGACGTGTCCGGTGTGATCATCTTCGTCATCGCCCTCATCGGGCTCTTCATCGTCAGGCGACTTCTCGGCATCAGGGGTTCTTCGGAGGAGGGCGAATGA
- a CDS encoding glycosyltransferase encodes MSTGRGMRVLFMTQYFPPETGAAPQRAYHFALDLVRAGHDVTVVTGMPNHPSGVKHRAYGRRLFARESRDGIRIIRSYLYATPRKTFATRMLNQISFMVSSVLAALFTRRVDAVVVTSPPLFLGLSAWLVSLEKRVPFVLDVRDYWPYAAVELGQLTNPRVIAMARGLESFLYRRAARIVAVTPGMIDLMVERGIPRHRIVLITNGADTDLFAPNPGAKPGNGSFTVLYSGTHGLVHGMDAIIDAAEILRRKAEVRILMVGDGVAKDDLVEESRRRGLDNVSFRPSEDPEALVGTIRGADLCLATTTAGSFGGGTIPVKLFDYMACARPIVAAVSGDAADVVREAGSGVVVEPGDGEGIANAVLGLIGDEERRDRMGRSGREYVMTHYSRRELAARMTSILEETVDAERAVGGGRVGFRAYLSAKYVLDAVCAAVAVVVLSPVFAAIALAIRLDSHGGAIYRQQRIGVHSLEFTILKFRTMQIDAPEIATDLMLEEDRDYTTRVGRILRKTSLDELPNLLNILRGEMSFVGPRPALYNQHELIEMRRRVRADLMRPGLTGWAQINGRDEISLDEKVRLDGFYVRNCSILLDVRILFRTFSAMTRGQGDVPDVRSDDGTARDDTVRRRSTREAT; translated from the coding sequence GTGAGCACGGGACGCGGCATGCGGGTTCTCTTCATGACGCAGTACTTCCCGCCCGAGACGGGCGCTGCGCCGCAGCGTGCGTACCACTTCGCTCTCGACCTCGTGCGTGCCGGTCACGACGTGACTGTCGTCACGGGCATGCCGAACCATCCGAGCGGCGTCAAGCACCGGGCGTACGGACGCCGCCTGTTCGCCCGGGAGTCGCGGGACGGGATCAGGATCATCCGCTCCTATCTCTACGCCACGCCGAGGAAGACGTTCGCGACGCGCATGCTCAACCAGATCTCATTCATGGTGAGCTCGGTTCTGGCCGCGCTCTTCACACGGCGGGTCGACGCCGTCGTGGTCACATCTCCGCCGCTCTTCCTCGGGCTCTCGGCGTGGCTCGTGTCGCTCGAGAAGAGGGTGCCGTTCGTTCTCGATGTCCGCGACTACTGGCCGTACGCCGCCGTCGAGCTCGGGCAGCTCACGAACCCGCGCGTCATCGCGATGGCGCGGGGGCTCGAGTCGTTCCTCTATCGAAGAGCCGCGCGGATCGTCGCGGTCACACCGGGCATGATCGACCTCATGGTGGAGCGCGGCATCCCCAGACACCGCATCGTGCTCATCACGAACGGCGCCGATACCGATCTCTTCGCCCCGAACCCGGGGGCGAAGCCGGGGAACGGCAGCTTCACCGTCCTCTACAGCGGGACGCACGGGCTCGTTCACGGCATGGACGCCATCATCGACGCCGCGGAGATCCTCAGGCGCAAGGCGGAGGTCCGTATCCTCATGGTCGGCGACGGGGTTGCGAAGGACGATCTCGTCGAGGAGTCCCGGAGGCGCGGGCTCGATAACGTGTCGTTCCGTCCGAGCGAGGACCCCGAGGCACTGGTCGGCACCATCCGGGGCGCCGACCTCTGTCTGGCGACCACGACGGCCGGCAGCTTCGGCGGCGGCACGATCCCCGTCAAACTCTTCGACTACATGGCGTGCGCCCGGCCTATCGTCGCCGCGGTCTCCGGCGACGCGGCAGACGTCGTGCGGGAGGCCGGCAGCGGCGTCGTCGTCGAGCCCGGAGACGGCGAGGGGATAGCGAATGCCGTCCTCGGTCTCATCGGCGACGAGGAGCGGCGCGACCGTATGGGCAGGAGCGGACGCGAGTACGTGATGACGCACTACTCACGACGCGAGCTCGCCGCCCGTATGACGAGCATTCTGGAGGAGACCGTCGACGCGGAGAGGGCGGTCGGCGGAGGCCGCGTGGGCTTCCGGGCATACCTCTCGGCCAAATACGTTCTCGATGCCGTCTGCGCGGCCGTCGCCGTCGTCGTGCTGTCGCCGGTGTTCGCCGCGATCGCGCTCGCCATCCGGCTGGACTCCCACGGGGGCGCGATCTACCGGCAGCAGAGGATCGGCGTTCACTCGCTCGAGTTCACGATCCTCAAGTTCCGCACGATGCAGATCGATGCGCCCGAGATCGCCACCGACCTGATGCTCGAGGAGGACCGGGACTACACGACGCGCGTCGGCAGGATCCTGAGGAAGACGAGCCTCGACGAGCTGCCGAACCTGCTCAATATCCTGCGGGGCGAGATGAGCTTCGTAGGGCCGAGGCCCGCCCTCTACAACCAGCACGAACTCATCGAGATGCGGCGGCGCGTCCGTGCCGATCTCATGCGTCCGGGCCTGACCGGCTGGGCGCAGATCAACGGGCGCGACGAGATCTCGCTCGACGAGAAGGTACGGCTCGACGGCTTCTACGTTCGCAACTGCTCGATCCTGCTCGACGTCCGGATCCTGTTCCGCACGTTCTCCGCCATGACGCGGGGGCAGGGGGACGTTCCCGACGTGCGGAGCGACGACGGCACTGCTCGAGACGACACGGTCCGGCGGCGGAGCACCCGGGAGGCGACGTGA
- a CDS encoding glycosyltransferase, whose product MTRAPRRDRPARVAFWAGSFERAGTQRFLVETLRRIDRGRFDPLVLSTVKTGALLADIEALGIGVHEFRTGASLLSPRTVSGLAGAAHLLRRERVDVLSCLLGITTLFGPVVGRLAGVPVVVNNQRNLGYWLRGGYRERAYAFNNRRLVDAVLVNSGAAASELERRFSTPARKIRNIGAGVDTALIGEARPADELVRELGFDGAKLVGCVGKFTEVKGHEHFVRAAAEVHRKRPDTRFVLVGDGPGRGMLEHVVDELGLRGAAAFTGARGDVPAVLKTLDVFVLPSISEGLPNVVLEAMAAGRPVVASRVGGVPEVVENGRNGVLVPPGDHMAMARAVLELLDAPETARAMGRSGESVARERYDIGVVVRRLEDVFEELLSAGGER is encoded by the coding sequence ATGACGCGAGCGCCTCGTAGAGACCGGCCGGCGAGGGTCGCATTCTGGGCCGGATCCTTCGAACGGGCGGGCACCCAGCGGTTTCTCGTTGAGACGCTCAGGAGGATCGACCGCGGGCGCTTCGACCCCCTTGTCCTCTCGACGGTGAAGACCGGAGCGCTCCTCGCGGACATCGAAGCGCTCGGCATCGGGGTCCACGAGTTCCGGACGGGCGCCTCACTTCTGAGTCCTCGAACGGTCTCCGGGTTGGCCGGTGCCGCGCACCTGCTCAGGAGGGAACGGGTCGATGTCCTGAGCTGTCTGCTCGGCATCACGACGCTCTTCGGGCCCGTCGTCGGTCGGCTCGCCGGCGTGCCGGTGGTCGTCAACAACCAGCGCAACCTGGGATACTGGCTGCGCGGCGGCTACCGTGAGCGGGCCTACGCGTTCAACAATCGTCGCCTCGTCGACGCCGTGCTGGTCAACAGCGGCGCGGCCGCCTCCGAACTCGAACGGCGTTTCTCCACCCCAGCTCGGAAGATCCGCAACATCGGAGCTGGGGTCGACACGGCGCTGATCGGTGAGGCCCGCCCGGCCGATGAGCTCGTGCGGGAGCTCGGATTCGACGGCGCGAAGCTCGTCGGCTGCGTGGGGAAGTTCACGGAGGTCAAGGGACACGAGCACTTCGTCCGCGCCGCGGCGGAGGTTCACCGCAAGCGGCCTGACACCCGCTTCGTGCTGGTGGGAGACGGCCCCGGGCGCGGCATGCTGGAGCACGTGGTGGACGAGCTGGGACTTCGGGGAGCGGCCGCGTTCACGGGCGCGCGGGGCGACGTGCCGGCGGTTCTCAAGACGCTGGACGTGTTCGTCCTGCCGTCGATCTCCGAGGGACTGCCGAACGTCGTGCTCGAGGCGATGGCGGCCGGGAGGCCTGTCGTCGCCAGCCGAGTCGGCGGGGTCCCCGAGGTCGTCGAGAACGGCCGGAACGGGGTCCTGGTTCCGCCGGGTGACCACATGGCGATGGCCCGGGCGGTCCTCGAGCTTCTCGACGCTCCCGAGACGGCGCGCGCGATGGGACGTTCGGGAGAGAGTGTGGCGCGCGAACGCTACGACATCGGAGTCGTCGTGAGGCGGCTCGAGGATGTCTTCGAAGAGCTCCTCTCCGCGGGAGGGGAAAGGTGA